From a single Salvelinus sp. IW2-2015 unplaced genomic scaffold, ASM291031v2 Un_scaffold1440, whole genome shotgun sequence genomic region:
- the LOC139024382 gene encoding neurosecretory protein VGF-like: protein MTQSQFATSALILLVILLGLTLTLPPATSAPVPTETHSPSDSHAPPPPGLRLPEGEMDVREGKKGGLPRRERAEEEEEEGELFGDMDPKTLAAVLLEAMNKPHGERMNGGVEDGRKDEERGEEEXGERQEEKGEEVRAALEEGVDRDRDGREELELVMAAAAEQGTEERQREEEEERKRAQEEEERLTEKVTSRTTSQTVPVKEKQPPTVEGRGEEVGVKEVGAREKAQKGPPTSQEIQQEEQEQLSPEEVQNLQTMLEELQNYNTANKRERESQAQEQRERESRGYNQHDTDQALMDNQIKPKSKGGYPLAMSKKKLKWQEETQKALNMPTYRGGNFMDHFDDNLAHQTAEDEEDDEGDEEEEEVLSPQEEERRAKEEQEEVRRQAKEAQRAKAEEEKLADIASDMLLQYMVKQDKGKYSNQNKKTLLSNAAEDKRSDEEVVSEDDDIDPQTIDKLIEISSKLHLPADDIVDIISDVEKKKKKDTPEMLPWQRPQQRPLVPPAAPAFDTQPSTPXNPTLNQPSPAINPLKAWFMDISSSKQDPNVWIKPRHKSFRTSSNYPAYPFYQQRPYRGYYPLYFPPPKPKPRYYAKSSLNDLLSNSLDYDSDFPPKRRYRPWVQPRPRNPPVALRQKLYYPKYLLPSHPRTYNHLPIPMAKPRSSPPWGQVQPRRRHVFY, encoded by the coding sequence ATGACGCAGAGCCAATTCGCCACAAGTGCCCTTATCCTACTGGTCATCCTGCTGGGACTCACCCTAACCCTTCCGCCTGCCACCTCCGCCCCTGTGCCGACCGAGACACACAGCCCCAGCGACAGCCATGCTCCTCCGCCTCCTGGGCTTAGGCTACCCGAGGGAGAAATGGATGTGCGGGAAGGGAAGAAGGGCGGACTtccacggagagagagagcagaggaggaggaagaggagggtgagcTTTTCGGAGACATGGACCCCAAAACATTAGCGGCCGTTCTGCTGGAGGCGATGAATAAGCCGCACGGGGAGAGGATGAACGGAGGCGTGGAGGATGGTaggaaggatgaggagagaggagaggaggaggRGGGAGAAAGgcaagaggagaagggagaggaggtgagagctgCGTTGGAGGAGGGAGTGGACCGAGACAGGGACGGTCGAGAGGAACTCGAGTTGGTGATGGCCGCCGCTGCAGAGCAGGGCACGGAGGagcgacagagggaggaggaggaagagaggaagagagcacaggaggaggaagaaagactAACAGAGAAGGTGACTAGCCGTACCACCAGCCAGACTGTTCCTGTGAAGGAGAAACAACCTCCGACGGtagaaggaagaggggaggaggttgGAGTAAAGGAGGTAGGGGCCAGAGAGAAGGCGCAGAAGGGACCTCCCACCTCCCAGGAGATCCAACAAGAGGAGCAGGAGCAGCTAAGCCCAGAGGAGGTGCAGAACCTTCAAACCATGTTGGAGGAACTACAGAACTACAACACAGCCAACAAGAGAGAGMGGGAGTCTCAGgcccaggagcagagagagagggagagcaggggctACAACCAACATGACACAGACCAAGCCCTGATGGACAACCAGATAAAACCTAAATCGAAGGGAGGATATCCACTAGCCATGTCCAAAAAGAAGCTCAAATGGCAGGAGGAGACTCAGAAAGCCCTGAACATGCCCACCTATAGAGGAGGCAACTTCATGGACCACTTTGACGACAATCTGGCTCACCAAACggctgaggatgaggaggatgatgagggagacgaagaggaggaggaggtgttgagcccccaggaagaggagaggagagcgaaggaggagcaggaggaggtcaGGAGGCAGGCGAAGGAGGCGCAGAGGGCCAaagctgaggaggagaagttggcGGATATCGCCTCAGACATGCTCCTGCAGTACATGGTTAAACAGGACAAAGGGAAGTACTCCAACCAGAACAAGAAGACCCTGCTGTCCAACGCAGCCGAGGACAAGCGCTCCGATGAGGAGGTGGTCAGCGAGGATGACGATATTGATCCTCAGACCATCGATAAGCTCATCGAAATCTCCAGTAAACTCCACCTCCCAGCAGACGACATTGTCGACATCATCAGTGACGtcgagaagaagaagaagaaagacacTCCTGAGATGTTACCCTGGCAACGACCCCAGCAACGACCCCTAGTTCCCCCAGCAGCCCCCGCCTTCGACACCCAGCCTTCGACCCCACRCAATCCCACCCTGAATCAGCCTTCTCCAGCCATCAACCCCCTCAAGGCCTGGTTCATGGACATATCCTCCTCAAAACAAGACCCAAACGTCTGGATCAAACCGCGACACAAGTCCTTTCGGACCTCCTCCAACTACCCTGCCTATCCCTTCTACCAACAGAGGCCTTACCGAGGGTACTACCCCCTCTACTTCCCCCCTCCCAAGCCCAAACCTCGCTACTACGCCAAATCCTCCCTCAATGACCTCCTGTCGAATTCTCTGGACTACGACTCTGACTTCCCCCCCAAGAGGAGGTACCGTCCCTGGGTACAACCCCGCCCAAGGAATCCCCCCGTGGCTCTCCGGCAGAAGCTCTACTACCCCAAATACCTCCTCCCCTCACACCCCCGGACATACAACCACCTCCCCATCCCCATGGCCAAACCCCGGTCGTCGCCTCCCTGGGGTCAGGTTCAGCCTCGACGCCGGCATGTGTTCTACTAA